The Sebastes umbrosus isolate fSebUmb1 chromosome 24, fSebUmb1.pri, whole genome shotgun sequence genome contains the following window.
AACAACTTAAAGGTAAAACCTGTAAGATTTTTAAAACATCAAACCCCATttctaaatataattattagtcTGCATTTTTCAGCAACAGCCTTTTAATCTATTTACATTCTGTATTTTCCTCTTTAAATGGTAACTCCCAGTGTTGGTGGCGGAGTCCGCCATTCCCGCCAGTCTTGAGGTCATAACAGAGCAGTATACTTTAAGAGGTGGTTACCTGTCTGTAGTTCAGGTGTAATATCCTGGACGTCAGCGGCAGTTTCACCTCGATGTCCTGGTGCAGGAAATGATGTCATCGGCGTTGTTTCAAGTCGCTCCTGTTCCTCCGAACTCTGTATCTCAGCGCCGACAGACTTTGTGTCTGTCGGAGTTTGTGCTGCAGCTCCCTCCGTCTCTTTGTCGCTGCTCGGTGATGTGGGATAAACGTCCCCGCTGTGGTTCTTGGCAGCGCCTGagcctctctcttcttctgcgAGGAATCGGCGAGcttcatttcctgtttctgcAACAGCATGACTCAGCGTTTCAGCACATCCAGAGGCTcctggaggtgatggaggtgatggaggtgaatCTGATTGGTCGAGCTGGTTTGCTGGTTCGTCGTTTGGTTCCTCTTTccaatcttcttcttctgcacttCCTTCTCTGTCTACCAAGGCCgccatgtcttcttcttcttctgcttcttcttcatcctctttttctcctgtatcctccatctcttcttcttctccatcaaCCTTTTGTTCTTGTTTCATCACCTCCTTTTCTCCTATACCCTCCATCTGTTCTTCTTCTACCTGCTTTTCTCCTGTATCCtctatctcttcttcttctccatcaatcttttcttgtttcttcaccttcttttcttctgtatcttccatctctttttcttcttctccatcaaccttttcttcttctttctcttcatcCTTAACTCCCGTatcctccatctcttcttcttcttcctccttttctcctgTATCCTCTATCTCTTCTTCTCCATCAACCTTTTGTTGTTTCTTCACCTCCTTTTCTCCTGTatcctccatctcttcttcttcttcttcttcttctccatcaacctttccttcttcttcttctttatcttCCTCATTTTCTCCTGTATCCTCTATCTCTTCTTCTCCATCAACCTTTTGTTGTTTCTTCACCTCCTTTTCTCCTGTatcctccatctcttcttcttcttcttcttcttctccatcaacctttccttcttcttcttcttcttctttctcttcctcattTTTTCCTGTATCCTCTATCTCTTCTTCTCCATCAatcttttgttgtttcttcacctccttttctcctgtatcctccatctcttcttcttcttcttcttctccatcaacctttccttcttcttcttcttcttctttctcttcctcattTTTTCCTGTATCCTCTATCTCTTCTTCTCCATCAACCTTTTGTTGTTTCTTCACCTCCTTTTCTCCTATATCCtctatctcttcttcttcttcttcttcttctccatcaacctttccttcttcttcttcttctaattcttctttttctttctcttcctcattTTCTCCTGTATCTTCCATCTCCCCTTCTTCTCCATCaacctgtttttcttctttcttcacctccttttctcctatatcctccatctcttcttcttcttcttcctccttttctcctgtatcctccatctcttcttcttctttctcttcatcCTTTTCCCCTGTATCatccatctcttcttcttctccatcaaCCTTTTGCTCTTGTTCTTTTCTTTCGTCTACATattcttcctccttttctttctctgcttggtcatcctctctttcctcctttctttcttctttttcctccatctcttcaacctcatcttcatcatggctcttcttctctttttctgccTTTCCATCCCTCataacctcctcctcttcttcttcttgagtCTTTAACTCTATCGCTCCATCTTTTGCTCCCCCCTCATACTCCACCACTACCTGCTTTTCTTCTTCtacctcatcttcctcttcttcctctgtctccctgtcttgttctgttctttctttatctacctcttcttcctcccttcttTCTTCTCCTACCTCGTCCTCCTGAGTTACCTTATTGTTCTCcacctcttcttcatcctgtcTTTctatctcttcctcttctaccTTGACTGTCTGAAGTTTGTTTGtaaccacctcctcctcctcatcctcttcgtCCGCCTCCTTGtccctttcttcttcctcttgctCTCTTTGAGTCTCTGCTtcatccttttcttcttctatccGTGCCTCTCCTTGCTCTTCTTCTacctcattttcattttgcttcTCTACCTGTTCCCCCCCTTTCtcgtcctccacctcctttcctTTCGCCATCATTTCTGCCTTttcgtcttctttttcttctccttcagcttcgttttttcctttcccctcttcttcttcaattttctcttcttttgtcCCGTCTTCTGTCACATCTATCAGCTTTTCTTTCCCTATTTCAACATTGCcattctcttcctcctcttcctctttccagTCTTGGACCTGTtgctctcctccttcctttcccacctcctctccgtcctcttcctccatcgTCACTTCACCTCTTGGCATTTCTTCATCGTCTACCTTTTTGTCACCTGCAGTCCCTTCGGTGTTGTCCTCTCTTTGGACTTCAGAGGACATTGTGTCCTCCAGTGACAGAATATCTCCAAACAGGCCGACCGCCTGAATAACCCGAGCCACTATGGAGTTCTCCTCCAGGTCCAGACTGTCCAGCACGTCTGCCGCTGTCCACCAGCTCGCCATGACGCAGGAAGTAAGAGAAAACTATAGCTGCTTGGTCAAACACAGTGAAAGAAATCAGCCTGTACActcgctcactcactcacagagGATTTCATTAATGCTGATTGGCAGAAACGCAGCACACGTCATTTCTCAACAGTCTGGTGACCTGAAGGCCACGTTTTCAGCCTCGGGTTTATAATACTTTAATCTTTCAGgtgtgacctctctctctctgctttactTCTTAAAATGACCAcagtttgtacttttttttaattgaagaagtatacttttataaactaaaaggTGGTCGATTTAATCCCAAGAAGTATTCATGGAGTACACCTAAAAGTATACTACTAgcacattgatattagtattcctactacataaagtatacattggggaaatatacttgaactttacgtaagtatacttcataaaataaactttaagtactttttcgtaaggggtagtacaattttgaggtactttacttgagtatatatctcactacattttggaagtactttttactgcaccacattactacttttacttcagtaaaatatcAGAGTATTTCTGCTTaaacagtaaaagtacacataaTGCCCTCAAAGTATAGCTGGAAGTACTCGATTAAGTACTATCTACTTTGATTAAGTGACAGTGGTGGAACTGACCTGGTTTTGACAagttttattaaaatgatgttataatacattttaaagtgttttccttcctttttcaatgaatatttataatatgttttaCAGCCAGAGTATgcatacatatactgtaaataggAGTTTCTTCTTTCAGCCTGAAGATCAACATTCCCACTGCGGTTTATCCAACTGTGGTATGTAAATCTTCACAGTAAGCTGTAATGAGTGTTACAGTCTCACATGTATTCACATTATGTCACCGTTTCGCTGCAGCTGCATTCTCGTCAAAATGCCAAGGGAAAGGAAAAGATTTACAAAAAATACACTATATTTTAGATTATTTAAATACTCTCTGAATCACACAGATCTTCACGTTTAGTCAGTAATTATCTGTAAATCACAAATCATCCTTATATCTGAAAAGATATTAAAAGCACTACCTCCAATACTCTCATAGATGATGCTATAACTCAGATCTGAGTCATGAGCCACATccacaaacaaaataaacttctttcATAACCAAAATTAGCAGAATTAGGAGTCGTTTCTTTTTCCCGGGAAATGCTCCTCTGGGCTTGTTATGCAAGAACAAAATGAGTCAAATTCTCCAAAATGACACAAATAAAAAGCAGAACCTCCATCTGTGGAAATATTGTAGTTTATAGGAGAGATTAAGTGCATCTCTTCCTGTTCATGTAATGCAGAAAACAAGGAAAGATTCATTTAAAACTCTCTTTAAGAAGCGTTTCTAATCTCCCTCCTCATCCTAGAATATATAGATATCATTTAATATAATAGTTTAATAAGAAATAGTTATATAACGCACCTGTAAAGATATTTCACTTTTGGAGCTGtttgtgcttcttcttcttcttcctttttctttttttccttcttccatttttcattcttcttccttttttccttcttcttctcgaTCAGTTTCTGTGATTTTGCGTTTGTTAATGAtcttaatatattaaataataaacctGCGAGTCCTCATTTGTCAGAATATTTAttgcaataataaaataatgtaacaaacaGGATTGGTTTCGTTTTTCAGGAGTTTCACGCCATCTTTTATGAAAATATGTACTAAATGTGTTTTACGTTCAATGCTGGTGCAACCAAAAccttaattaataataaaataaactagttttattaataaatattcaTCCTTGTAAAGTTTTGATGCATGACGGGAAGGTGCTTACTGATATTAACAGGCTTTCTTTTTCATCCACATGCCAGTTATTAGTGTTTCTTAGTGCTTGTTTCACATTTCAGATGTCagataatgtttaatcttttaaCCTTTTTGTGAAACAAACTCTTCAGATTTAAAGTCCATGATGAGTTCAGATCTTAGCAGCATCAGTAGTTTTATCTAAGAATCACTTCTGCTCTGTGATTTTGCTTCCTGCTGCGCCCTCCACGCAGCGAGCACCTCGTCGTCTGCGGCCTCGGCGGCGGCCCGAGCTCTGGCCCTCTGCCTGGTTTGGGCAATGAAGGTGGCGatgtcgtcctcctcctcgttggcttcctccctcttcctcccgtCCGTCATGCTGCTTTCATATCGCGAATGATGAGCGAACTTCCTCTTTGTGGAGGGGTCCTGGTAGCTCTGCGACCCCTCGTCGCTCTCCTCGTAAGCACCGTGTGACCTCGCCGCCCGGCTGTGGGACTGCGTGAACCCATTGCAAGTGTCTTCACTTGATAGATCCTCATGTAACCTTGACCTGTATCTGGAGGCAACGCCATAAGTTTCCTCGTCTTCCTCATCGACAGCATAGGATGCCCGGCGGCTCGAGAAGTCGAATTCGGAAGCGGAGGCATCGAGATCGTCGTAGGGATCCTCTGATGGGCCAGCTTCTGCTCCCGAGGCCGGTTTCCTCGGAGGAGGACGGACGCTTGTCAGCCAGTCGTCGATGCTGGTGTTCTTGTCTTTCTCCAGCGCAGGGTTGAGATTCAGGCATCCAGAGAGGCCGAAAGTCCTCAcaggtttctcttttttcttcgtTTCCTCCAGAaactcctcctctttcttctgtctctcctcctcctcgtcttcgtCCTCCTttggtttcttcttcttgtacagGGTGCTGCGCTTGTTGTCCTCCAGGATCTTTTTCTTTTCGTAGGTCGCCATCTTGCCCCTCATCTCCAACTTGATCTCCTTGTCCATGGCGTCCAGTTTGCCCATGTCGACCTGGTCTTGGAAGAGGCTGTAAAGAGGGACGCTGGTGGTGGTGATCTTGTTTTTCTGGGAGCCGAGGGTGGAGCCAAGGACGGAGCTTCTTCCAGTGAGACCAGAGACGCTGCTCGACCCGCCACCTGAGAGGACTGACGCTGCCCTGCCTCGACCCTGCGACAGTGCGCTGGAATAGGAAGCGCCGCTCAACAAGGACGCTTTGTCATCGTCCACGCCCCGGCCAGAAATCAGACTCGTCGCACCGCCGAAGCTGAGCTGCGATCCAACACGTGACGGAGGAGGAAGGCTCATCTCGGTTTGCTTCTGCTTGATCGTTTCAGAGACGACATTAGCGATCCAGTTTTGGATGCTTGCCAGGTTGACCATGGGTTCACCTCCGGGGCCCTGGACAGTAGGAACTGGGAGGATGGGAGGAACTGGTGTCCTGGGGTTAACAGATCTTGAGCTGCGAGGCTGCGATACGGATGATATGACAGATGACCTGCCGCTGAGCATAGACACGTTGTCATCATTGGCGACGCTCGGCGGGCCCGTGACTCCGGCTCCGGCCCAGAAGGCGGAGAGAGGTATCGTACCTCCGCTGACGCAGCTCTCATCCTCCCAGCCACACATGGACTGACTCTCTTCTAACGTTTTCTTGGAGCGCTCCAGGATCTCCTCGCGTCTTTGCCGCCGTTTGACCGTCGCAGAGTCCTCGCCGCGACTCATCTCCAAAATCTCATCTGTGTTTTCCTC
Protein-coding sequences here:
- the LOC119484005 gene encoding ABC transporter F family member 4-like, whose amino-acid sequence is MASWWTAADVLDSLDLEENSIVARVIQAVGLFGDILSLEDTMSSEVQREDNTEGTAGDKKVDDEEMPRGEVTMEEEDGEEVGKEGGEQQVQDWKEEEEEENGNVEIGKEKLIDVTEDGTKEEKIEEEEGKGKNEAEGEEKEDEKAEMMAKGKEVEDEKGGEQVEKQNENEVEEEQGEARIEEEKDEAETQREQEEEERDKEADEEDEEEEVVTNKLQTVKVEEEEIERQDEEEVENNKVTQEDEVGEERREEEEVDKERTEQDRETEEEEEDEVEEEKQVVVEYEGGAKDGAIELKTQEEEEEEVMRDGKAEKEKKSHDEDEVEEMEEKEERKEEREDDQAEKEKEEEYVDERKEQEQKVDGEEEEMDDTGEKDEEKEEEEMEDTGEKEEEEEEEMEDIGEKEVKKEEKQVDGEEGEMEDTGENEEEKEKEELEEEEEGKVDGEEEEEEEEIEDIGEKEVKKQQKVDGEEEIEDTGKNEEEKEEEEEEGKVDGEEEEEEEMEDTGEKEVKKQQKIDGEEEIEDTGKNEEEKEEE
- the LOC119484004 gene encoding cilia- and flagella-associated protein 251-like; the protein is MEGIGEKEVMKQEQKVDGEEEEMEDTGEKEDEEEAEEEEDMAALVDREGSAEEEDWKEEPNDEPANQLDQSDSPPSPPSPPGASGCAETLSHAVAETGNEARRFLAEEERGSGAAKNHSGDVYPTSPSSDKETEGAAAQTPTDTKSVGAEIQSSEEQERLETTPMTSFPAPGHRGETAADVQDITPELQTGCRLEEEVSSMDAAAESSLRAEGGSKELSLTPNSSVMEVKEDKEEGGQNSHNMNGEAGEAVEVDAADDKKNSSHQSSKYKTVSFKRIRRGNTRQRIDEFEAMMDF